The Artemia franciscana chromosome 11, ASM3288406v1, whole genome shotgun sequence DNA segment TCCAGGGGCCCAGTAGATTGGAAAATATTTAGTGGTTGGCCTCTGTTGaaggaaaatttcaaagaaataaaaatagtaccACCAAATTCCTTTCTTTATGCTATCTCAAAAGATATTGGCTGCTTTTCTGACATTGCACGCCCTCCCCCACCTCTGGTGGTCTGTAGATATAGCCCtcagaatttgtaaaaaaaaacacgctaaAACATTGAAATTCATAGTTTATCCTATGCGGCATGTTTCTATTAATCAGAAAATCATGTTTCCTTCCATAGTtgccccctttttaaaattgtttcaaGCAATATTTATGCTCACAATTCTAATGTTTCCACTCAGGCGAAAATGAATTTCGTCAGAGCCAAGAAAGTAGAAACCCGTTTTTTAATAACGAATGATGTCATGATGAGATTTAACAGAGCAATGAGATATATTCCGTGGCAATATCTGGGACCATCAGAGGGAGAGTGGGATTGTCAGAAGCCACCATGATCTATGGAAAGAGCGAAAAATAGGGAATCTGATGGTACTACTTTTATCTTACTAGCATGTTTCTTCAGAAGGGCCCAACAACTTAATTTCCATCATtagcttattttaaaacttttaaatgaaGAAATGTTCTTTATAACAGTCtttgatcttcttttttttataagaaaggtTCGATGAGGGAAACAATagcttttaatttataatagaaacaataatagtttaaatttctttttagatgAGTGAATAATCGGTTGAAATTCAAAGGGCTGCaatatctttttaaaaaaagtcagTAAGTACGtagtaatatataataatatctGAATGTATGTAATAAGGTACAGCTTACCCTGTCCCTTTCCTTGCCAATTAACAAAATATACTccttgaattgtttttttctttttaagatctACCATCCACACAGGGTGATCCACATAATAATTATCCAAAATAGCACATGAAGATAAAACGTCAGATTCAATGCCATCAACTGCAAGCGCTGCTCTCCCTGTTTGCCAGTCTCTCCAACCTTGTCGCTTATCATTTACCCATGTATTCCTTCCGTACGCCAGGTTTTCcactataaaaaaatacataattataaGGAGCAGGCTAActataaaaacataataattaacAGCTTATTGCGAAGGTTCAATTTTAGTCGATTTTTTCTATCGAATTGCAATTCATTATGAACTGAATAGCATGTATTTTTAACGCATGGTTATAAAATAGCTGGAACTATTTTTTCAGCTTGTCAAAACTCAAAGCTCTTGGAATCGATGCATCAAGTGCCTCCCCCAAAGTCTACAGAAACACAAATGAAATCTATTTTTAGGCAATGATGTTCCTGTTCTTCCAAGGACATATGAGCAAAAGTCAGATGAAGTCCTTCCTTCTGTGTCTTGGTACATTTAGTTATATCTCTCTACTTAAATACATAACCAAACTCTGTCATATAGCAAAGGACCTGACAGAATTTTGGGCTGTGTTTGGCCTCAGGTAGCCTTGTGCTTTGAATAGTTGCTACTGCGTAATCTTGTTCTGCTACTGCGTAACATAATAGTTCTACTACTCCGCTGGGAAAgaatacattaaaataaaacccAGGGATTCATCTTTGAAGTTCCTGCATTATTAGTTTTGGTAGCTGAATTTACCTAGGCTCTGAATAGCTAGACTTTACATcaattcatatatatttttacataaatacATCTACACAAGAAATacttcttattcttattcttccatgtacttcttaatgaaaatcagaagGAGTCCTTCCTTCTGTGTCAAGGTATATTTAGTTATATCTCTTTACTTAAACACATAGCCAAACGGTTTCATATGGCAAAGAACCTTACACAATTTCGGCTGTGTTGGCCCCAGGAACCTTTGTGCTCTGAATAGTAGGTACAATAGTGGACCATTAGTTGCTCGTCTTTTTAATTGCTGAGTGATCAGAATAAATTCTTGTAAACTGTCGAAAACtttcccctctctctctctctatcttccTAATTCCACCCCTCCCTATCCCTCATTATCTCGctctctcttatttttttttgtttgttttttattagttctttcgtttattgtttaaaagttattgttGACTAGCATTCGTACTTCCTACCCCTTCACAGGCCTTTTTAGTTATCGGCCATAGAGACCACTTTACAGGCCATAGAACCTTTTTGGGTATCAGTACATTATATTCGtttgatatttttgttgttgttgaaaaTTTACCAGCAtctaactatataaaaaaactaatgtatTCAAAGTTAGAAAATAGTTTCGATTCAAAGTgtctaaagataaaaaagaaaattgaaaactaaGAAATTAAACAAGGTGCTTACGACATCCAGAAGCATCATTCAATTTAAGAAATCCAGGGCCACACTCCCCTTTCCTTGGACATCCGACTACAGCAGCTCGTAGGCCAATTCCATGATGCCACGTGACTGGATGAATTCGAATATATCTTGCAATAAATGGACTATTTAAATAATGTGTTCGTTCTGTTATCATGTCCATATTTCCGCCAAATATctacgaaaaaagaaaacaacaatgaTTGTTACTAAAAGGTAATAATAAAAGTATAAGGATCCCAAAAGCTGTTAATGGCGCATAAGGTGTTGGCACGTTATTGTCGCAGTTTCGGTTAATGGGCGTTTTTTATAGGGACAGGTTGCAAGCCTGTCGCCCAATCTTGCAACAGTTGGAATTTAACCACGGGACCCGTCTTACCAAGCAGAACATCAGTCGACTCTGCAACCATAGGTTAAAAATTTCTACTGCTGGTAGATCGAACCCTGAACTTCTGAGTGAAAGCCAGATGTCCTAGCAACTAGACCACATGAGATtacaataatgataaaaaattaGTGTTTGGGAATTCATAGTGATGCATTGCATTGGTTTAGAAGTTACCTTCCTGGAAGATCCATTCGGTTAGCATTAATTGATGCTACTTCACCCTTGTTTCCATTAAAAGAGGGAGTGTCTCAGGGCTCTGTTCTCGGTGCTTTGCTTTATTTGGTATGTTTCAACTCCATAAGATTTTCTCTTTAAGGTGCTATACTGCTTCTGCTACTTTTGATTATTATACTGCTTTTGCTCAAGGCACAGTATTAGCAACGTGTGTGAAGTCTGTTATTTAGCTTCTGCTAAAGGTTAATGTAGTCTTGAGAAGGCGTGaagattttatgaattttattttactcgGCATTAACGTGAATAAGACATTCCTCGTGACCATGTGCAGAGTAAAAACGTCTGTTGATGCTAGTGGTCTTGTTATGCTATCTGGTAAGCCTGTGTACCAAGTGAATTGCCCGTGATTTTCATTGTTTCTCTACTGTCATGGAGGCAACATAATGATgctatttcttccaaaattaagAGAGGAGTCGGAATAGTACGAAGACTGCAGCATCCTTGGACtaagaaaattttacaaatgaCATATCTTTCAATTATCCGCCCATATACGAGTATATGTTATGAATGTCTCATACGGAGCAGGAGCTTTTACGGTAATTTCCAAAGAGTATCAAGAGTATCAAAGAGTCTTCAAAACCACCCAATAAGAGTAAGAGGTAAGTATAATCCCGACGCATGATGCATATCGATACGGTAAATATGTGAATGATGCATGTGCACGTTTTATGTTTGCTTAACGTTGGTGCACTACGTGATTATCAAGCTGTGATTTTTGGTTTCCAGTGTATAATTTATATAGttccaagtatttttttttaaattttaaccgTGCTAACAATGATATACATGATTATGAGACTAGCTTTAGTAATAGTTTGGTGGTTGGGCATAGGAACAGCACACAGTCTAGATTTACATTGAATTTTTAAGGAGCTTCTGTGTAAAATTCGCTTCTAATAAATATCAGGACGGATGATAAAGGATAGTAGGGAGGATAGTAATTGAAATGGCAGGGAGGTAGGATGGTAAGAGGGTTTAGACAAGGTGGCGTCATGGAAACGATATTTTTGAAAGACTCTGGTTATGCTGTTCCTCCTTTTCGTTTTTACtattattgtattgtatttatTATGAAGAAATTGGATAGTATTTCATACTACACGCTAGGAAAAACCTTGATTGTTTCGCAAGTGCACTgtttgtaaatgaaaaaaattgttttttgtttatgaaaaagAAACCTGAACCTATCAACCCGGATTATTCATGATGCCatctatttaaaatatctaacCTGGATATTTCTATATTATGGAATAATTTCCCATTCAGCAGTCCTATACCCCAAACTTCAccgtttttacttttaataaaatggctttaTTTAAGCCTAAAATATGGATTTACCTTTGCATCCAGATGATTTCCATCTTTATATGTAAACCATAGGATGCTATCATTGCTGTATGTAGCAGTATAACGTGTGACCCATTGACGTCTACGAATATCCCATCTCCCTTTGGTAGAAATAGCTGTGACCATCTTTGGTGGGCCAAGGTCAATTTGTAACCACTGATtggctaacaaaaaaaaaaaattatatacataCAGGACGATAAGATAAATagataacttttattttcaccaaaattttcatgGCATTGCCAAATTTCTTTCGTAAAGTCACATTAATAAGCGgcacaaaagaaagaaaaaagaaaacaaaacactaatCAATCCCCCTGGCTTTCgttatacatttttacaaaactaGGTATAAAGTTCTTCGCTAACCACTGGTGGACACAGCATACCGGCTGAGGTTTCTCAACAGGCACTGCAACCCTGCACGGGAGTCGTTTTGTTATGGATTGAGGGGGGGAAAAGGGTTTTGTGGATTGGGTGGATCAGAAATTTTCTTCGGAAATCCATTCagagtttctctcttcttttttccagagtttGCAGTTTTAACTTTGTCAGCAGCTCTTCATACGACATTTCTGTCTGCTTCGAAACTATCATTAGAGCTCTTTTCTGAACTCTTGCGGGCCTGGCACTTTGCCCAGCCGTCAGTCCAAAATGCCAACCGGGAGCTGCATATTCCAGAATTGGGCAAATAAAAGATGTAAATATTCAAAGGAGGTGATCTGGAGGGGTGCTATGTTTCGAGATAAGCTTGAGCATCTGCAACCCAGCATCACCCTCTTTTTACTAGACTAGATTGTTCGTGCcttaaaatatgtaaaacaaagaaaacaaagttaTAAGCAAAGATACACGCAAAGAAGAGGTTTGTGTACCCTGGTCAGTCTTCTTTGGGCTCTAAAGTCGAGACAGCAATCCGGTGATTGTGCTACCAAGAAATTAAAAGGTACTTAAAAACGAAGATGCCGATTACTAATTTTGTGACTGATGCAGATGGCAGAATAGTAATTATAGGGTACGAAAGTGGGAATATTAATTTCTAAAATCACAATACTAAGAAAATAGGAGTAAGCTGAAAGCAAGTGGAAAAAGTCAATTGAAGTGTTACGTTCACATCCCTCCCCGAAGAGCCGAAAATATGAATACATAAGAAATGAGAATCCATTTTTGGCACCAAGTATCTATGGCTCCTCTGCTTTATATACAACAAAACACTATTGTTTCATTAAACGATTTTCAAAGATTACCAGAATTAGCAACCTGCTATTCCGATTTTAGATGCCTATGTATGGGCTTAAAAATTGGCAAGCTACTAACCCGGGTTAGTTCCAAAGAAATCGAACCAATTTTTGGCCCAATTTTAGTAACAACCACGAAGAAGTGCACATAATCACATTTAAGATCATCAATGAAGTATCTTTTTGCCGTTGGGAGTTTAATTTGTCAGGTTGGGTATACGACAAATCCATAAAAAGGCTGGGAATTATTTTACATAGTTTAGGAGAGTTATggtatcagatttttttttcttgagtttcATCTGTGTTTCCTTACTCAAGATTCTGCGAACTTTTAAAGAATTCCTAGTAAGTAACCTGTTGAACTAAACAGTAGTTTAAGCGGATTGTAAAGGTAAGCaatgtaaataaattattattgaagCCTAGATGCTGAAATAGAAACTTGGGAATGGCATACCCCAGCTCAATAAACTCAGACTTAGACTCCACCTTGCATAAGCATCAAATCAAAAGAATATCTCCAAGCTTTTGAAACTGAACAACTGCAAAGTTACTTATAGGCTAAACAGTTTTtggcctgataaaatttgcagAATTTTAGAACTGGAAAAGAGCCCCGTAAAAGTGGTGTGATCTTGATAAAAATAGCATAATCAAGTTCAGCGAGTCCAAGAACCACACTCAAACTCACccttggaagaaaaagaaaacaaacaaaaggaaacagaaaaaaacacaagaactAAGAAGAATAAcaatgtgtatattttttttgactGCCAGAATTCTAGAAAGCTTGATAAAGTAAACAAATGCAACATAGATTTAAGTAAATatcaaaagtaataaaaaatatcagtGTAAATAGcgataaatatttaaaaagaaaagatcaaaaaatattatcttaCGATTGCTTTTCTTGGGGCACCATCCAGCAAAACTGTTGAAATAAGCATTTTCCGGTGCACAGTTCGGTCTTTTTGAAAACGCTGCAACACTACTAGCTGCCATTTTAGTAAAGGGTGGCTCACTGATAATATTGTTAcattctgaaataaataaagtcTGAAACAGGTAAACATATCTGTTTCTAACACGTTTTAATTAATAGGTTCATAGTTATTCCAAAatctataatttatttattaacaagTGAAAAACCCGCAGATATTGTCCTAAAAGTGAGGAAGAGCTACCGTAACTGTCAATATCCTATCCTTGTTTAAGAAAGcttgtttttaagaaaaacttgttttttttaaggaagcTTACTGATGAACAACTTTTGGCAAGAACATTTGATTTTCTGGAAGTTTATTAGAATACAATAAATAGAGATTATTTGTAATTGTTAGTGCTTTACGTATCCaaagtggtttttttttaatttcaggcaaaaaattattgtttcctATGTAACTGAAACCCTAAATCGTAAAGCAAATATACTTGAACAATGGATAGTGCAGAATGTATAGAGTTTACTTTAACGCATAAGTTAAACTAAAGTGCAAAAATCAGGGATTCCAGAGGGCTGCAGCCCAGAAATTGTCCACGTTGGATAATTTCTACTCGCTCTAAATTCCATCGTCAATTCTCGCCtgcagttgatttttttttttagatatttaattaccacagagaaaataaacatataaaaattgaGGAATCTCAAGAGGAAGCATTAATACAATTTTTACGTAATATGTGtgtaaaatgtattaatttttacaaaaactttaccattttaatataatattatgtacaaaaggatgaaaaagaaatttttgctATGGAGGGCAAAACAAGGTTAGTTCCCCCtcatccaaaataatattttgcaaTGTTAGAATGATTATCTGACAACGACGTATTTTCGACATTATAgcttaaattaggtatttttcccaagaccacactgcttttctaaGACGAACTAATAATTCACTAATAATTTCActaatagacagtgaaaaaatacctaatttgaGGTATTACATCAAAGATACGTCGTATACATGGGGAGATGTGACCAATCAACTAAATAACTATAAACTCACCAATATTTCCTTTGCAATTAGAAGACGAAGAAGATTTTTCACCTTCATTAGAAATTCGCATTACATTTAGGcaatattaaagaagaaaatttacagcTCAAGACTTTGGAGGGGCCCAGGTATTAAACTTTCTTAGACAAATCGAGTGAATGAACCGAAcgtatttttaatgaaatattatttaagttatatattctaatatttcaaatatgtaaatatttgaaatattataagATATATCATTTATTATTGGTATATCATAATATACGAAAACATTTTAAGTTATTATCTTAGTGCTTTAGTgtatctgctgatgacgatcactgtatatgtggtcgaaatatctagacttttgtatctgttttcactgtctaataaatgggcttatcccccccccatttgaaggtttatttgtttatctgacaatctcatgtttttttaattgtgttcTCTTCCTTTAAATACAATATTCGCAAAAACTCCGTGGGCGTATTTGTTACAAAATAAGAGATTGATGATACCTTGGCAGCCAACGAGCTCAAGTTTAAGAGCTGGCCTTCCTTCCCAAGTTAAAATGTGAAGACGGATAAAACGGGCCTCGATTGGAGGATCTATGGCTATAAATCGTGTGGAATATGAGTCATTATTCCCTCGGTAGACCtggaaaaaaaagtgttaaCATGAAGACCATTTACACAAGGCTCCATATACCTCGGAATTGACGCGATATTTCGGAATTTCAAGCGCCTTCTAATAACTGTGTTGTCTGGTTTGGCAGTTTTGGGAGGTTTTGACGATTTTACCATGAATTACCGAATACAAAAGAGTAGAAATTCTAAAGAATAGCCATGTGAAAATTGTAATGAACAGATATCCATGAAAGAGATTAAGGTTACTGCCTACTTCAACCCCCCTAAAagcctaaaattttaattgcgATTCAATGAGAGTGATGTTTTGAGTCATATGCTTTTTTTGACATAGcggaaaaaaatttccctggTAAGGCTTGTACGCATGAATTTGTTCTTGGAGGGGGTTTAACaatcaatgtattttttttacaatttgaacAAGGAATGAGCTCCCTTGTGTAAGTATGAGCCCCTGGTGGCTATCTTTTGAACTTAATACCTTTATTCGTAAAGTAAGTCTCAAATAATTTTGATTCGATGCTCCAAAAAACTTCGAGGGCGCTGAAGGGGGGAGTAGGGCACGAAAAAGGGCCGGTCATCCTCCTACCTTTTTCATCTTGACTTTCAATCTCTGAAAAGAATGTTAgaatagtcattttttattaGGTGTCTCCCCTTTAACTTTTTGATGACCACTCACTCAATACGAAGtggcaataaataaaaacaatgcaaTAGAGAAGCATAATTCTTGCGTATGTAAACAATATTGCATTAActccaaaaatatgaaatttgaccTTACTTGAAATCTACTTAAGGGTTATCAAGAATATAATTAGGGTATAACTTTCATTAGAATTAAATCCATAGTCTCCTTTTatatctttttccttttctttaaattacggcaattttcttaaataagttttttttaaaaagccgGTTCAAACCTTATGAagtttacatatttggaatcaaaataaACAACAGATTATTCGAATTGTGCAAATAttcttttgggggtgttttGTGGCTTTTAGTTGCATGGTCCATTTTACTAATTGTTTGTTACAACGAACGGTTTTGAAAGACGGTGTCACCTTTCACGAGGAATAAAAGATACAATGAAACCTTATCTATAGAAAACAAAGAACTTCTATGCCAATACTTTTAGAGAAAACCAAAAAGTGAATAATACATATGCACGGGTTTCTCATGAGGattttattcctatattttctaTTCCCAGATTCCCCTGCTGTCTGGAGATTTCAATCAGAGCTAATATGAACTGTTTTGATTAGTATATGTTTATATTATCCTCCATGCAGTGGCAAAAAACCTTCCTCgaattaaatttagatttatctTTTCTGATTTATTAAGATATAGGTTTTGGGTAGACCCGTAGTAAAATTTAACATAAGACACATTTCCTCCAGGAACTATGAATCTTTGCTTAGGAAGCCCAGGGCTCCCCAGACATGTTCAAAAATGCCCAGGGAGACCGTTTTTTATATGCCACACtgaaaaaacttactttaaCATATCCATGTTTTCACCCACACGCAGCAATGAAGCTCTTGAAAAGAATGAGTTTAAATTCGAAAGTAACTTGCCTTTACAGTAGAGCGAAGCACTGGTAAACgatcaatttctgaaaaagactttatttaatattttttaattattaaaactgTCATAGGTATTTCGGATTACGATATTTGAGCTGatgcctgaaagtttcattctctgGCTCAGCTATTTTCTGCAAAATATCAAAGACTTTTTATGATGATAGCGATTGCATCCCACGCGAGTGGAATTTGTGCATATGTACTAGGTaagttttatcatttttattaatttttttagttactcCAGTGCACTAAGATGTATGTGACATTCGAGCCTTTATCCCCGCCACTATCATTATTAGATTTTACTTATTTACCTTCAGTGAGTGTAATGCATCATGATTCGGTATTAGTGTAAATAGGTGAATATATTTTTGGATTagttttaattagttaattaagttttttaattagagAAATCCAATAAGTGACACAAGCAGGAATGACAAAAACCactaaaaacgtttttttattttgtttactttcaACAGGGTAATTCCTAGAGTCAAAAAGATTTACCATTATTTGGGTGTTTGCCATTTTCTGTTCGTTCGACTGTGGTTTTGCTACAAATGTACTAACTTATTTCTATTATAAATCGGAATGAGCTGAAAAACTGAATGGAATAAAACTTAACATAGGACCATTACATGTGCGACAGTGGAAACAAAGCacaagttaaaatatttttttctgctgtttattttgtctttttttcctgtGTCCCTCTACATTTTTTACATGTATAGAGAGTTCCAAGTAAATCGTTGGTATTATTAAAGAGTCTAAAATGTACTAGAGCATTATGACTCAGAAATGCTTTGTTTCTTGCCTTTTAAACTTAGTTATTATAATATggacaaatttgattttttaattattacagcACAACGGTTTAGTCCATAAAAACATATCTCAACCAATTGGCGATTTTGGCCATTTGcccactttttaaaatagtagaaATATTTGGTCTACCACTGAAAGGTAAATAGTTGATagttatataattaaaattagatggaaaaattgaatttaagaGAGAGTTCCCCGGAAAATCTTGTGTTTGAATGTCTTTGGGTAATTTAGCGACCTAccttctatatttttcttgaatGTATAACTAATGTATTATATCTAGTGTTTTATTACATTTAATAGTTATGATTTTAAAATAGTTGATTAATATTAATGTTatacttaattttattaatgTATGTAATGTTTCTAATGTAATTTTccgattaaaaataattttccaatgTTTAAATGATGCTTAATTTAAGGATGACTGGCTGAGTTGTGTGTTCACCCACCAAGACGCATCAAAGGTCAATCACAGGCGCACAGAAGATGACTAAGAGCAAGCTGCACTAAAACGCAGTAAGCATACTGACAACTCAAACTTGACCTGAGATCTGTTGATCAATCACCAAAGCCTAGTGAGCATTCACACGATGGTCATCCGATCAGTGTGAGGTCTTCTCAAATAAAGACCAGAACTAAACAAGCAGCAGCCACTTCCTCTCTGTCAACTAGAAGCCTTTCAGGGAAAAagcttcaaattgaaaatgaagacgCAATTGCTAGAATGCCTGCCAAGAGTACCTTAGAGTCCTATCGTCGAGAAAGGCGAAAAACGATTATAATCTTCGAGAACTCCCTGCTGATGGCTTTTGAAGTCCCAGATGTGTATCAAGATCTTTTTCACAGATATTTTCCAGCATCTTGAGAGATCAGACCTATTTTTTGGTGATGGAACATTCAAGGTTTTGTTCCAGCTTTTTCCAGCTATACACAATACATGCTAAGGACGGTGGTTCACATCCACCATGCATTTATCTTTTTGTGCTTCATGATACAGAAAAAACATATCGAGGCATACTACAACCGCTTAAAGATTTGAGTCAACAGCCAATCCCACTAGAATTTTGACATATTTCGAAAAGTctgctataaatatttttcgaGTTAAATTTCCCAATTCTACGTTATCAGGATCTTTCTCTGTCTAAAACACagtctataaaaagaaaatttaaatcgCTGGGCCTCAAGCAAGAGTTGAAAAATAACCCCAATATTAATATCCTCGTCAAAAGAATCTCAGCCGTTTTGCTCAAACAGTATGAAAACTATAGGTCTGCCCGTTCGCCTGCAAGTCAAAGGGAATTGTCAGTCATGTGTCAATCTTAAAACTTGGTCATCCGCCTGAGATTCTAGGCTGTGGGACCTATTAGGCTTAGGTCACTTGTTCACATGTGAGTCTAAGCAACTTCAGTTCCCAATTCTGCATACAAGTTCAGTGGCCGTTGTCTGTCATGAGTCAGCCCAAAAATCTCGGTCATCCCCAATGCAATTCCAGTGGGCTTTCCCAGTAGGCAAAGCTCATATCATGTGAACAATCTCGGTTGCCCTATTGGCTGCAAGTCCGGCGGACATGGCAAATCTTTGAAAACCTTTTATTTGGGGTCTCCTAGTGCCTTCAAATGGCTAAGAGAGCTTATAGACTATTTGAATTGACCTTAATCCATGCCTATGGATTAAGTTCTTATGTTCTAAAGTTCTTTAGTTCTGCCataggatggatgatagactatctatcaacaagtgaaatgacatccttttatacaattctaaaaaaaggttatgccaacttgtcaaacagttggtggtaacgaactgtactaaggagcgacccggctcaatagtgaccaaaactctaagaaacggaatttgatatcaatatttatatcaaaagaattgcattttaatgctgatttataCTTGCTCAGTGACTTTGAAGACACGTTCAAATATAACCTcaggaagaaaacaaaatgagaTAACtgatttttgttggggggagggaagaGGCACTTAAAACAATTTGCCTGTCTTTCCAAGCAAATCAACGGTCTTGTGTCAATGCTAAATTTTTGGTTAAACCTGTCAAAACCATAGGTAGGCATGTCTTGTTTACCTCAAGTTCCAGGCAATCTACCGgttctatgtcaattttaagtTCTTGGTCAACTTGCGCGAGACTCTAGGCGGGCGTACCTTTCTAAAAGATAACAAGCAAGTATtggtcaaggaggcacactcgtgcctctataaagaggcgaaccacgacaatgttaagcgatcttcggttccagtggtcgcagagggatggggagggatgcatttcgtagtccgagctccaactaagaaacctgccaaatttcatctccCTCCAACGTTTCCTTCATgaggaaaatctggccgaaagtttcgacccgtcaaccccaacccccctttaacgttgtccgatcgggctgaaattcacaagttaaggtcctcTAGGGcccagctcgatcc contains these protein-coding regions:
- the LOC136033239 gene encoding EGF-like repeat and discoidin I-like domain-containing protein 3, whose protein sequence is MTVVLKIIAVLLSLQNLVWSQTRSCPGLLGLSTGAVQDWQIAASSTHHTADSYGCSTKWARLYMPGSKAWCARHRSQNEWILVDLGVPAIVSGIMMQGRGEVPEWTSSFSLAFSVDAFRWNHVTDLSNNKKVYRGNNDSYSTRFIAIDPPIEARFIRLHILTWEGRPALKLELVGCQECNNIISEPPFTKMAASSVAAFSKRPNCAPENAYFNSFAGWCPKKSNPNQWLQIDLGPPKMVTAISTKGRWDIRRRQWVTRYTATYSNDSILWFTYKDGNHLDAKIFGGNMDMITERTHYLNSPFIARYIRIHPVTWHHGIGLRAAVVGCPRKGECGPGFLKLNDASGCLENLAYGRNTWVNDKRQGWRDWQTGRAALAVDGIESDVLSSCAILDNYYVDHPVWMVDLKKKKTIQGVYFVNWQGKGQDKITSYRDYVHNLEKLTIYVSNKPKLDSASLLSEAKCATISRHSGVLFNPQVHVECGDFLKGRYVYIRAVGVPHRRSRLFFAVLCEVMVY